The DNA sequence ATCGCCATGTCTTCCTCTTTCGCCCCCATTTTTATCGCCCTTCCTCGAAGCTTTTCTTTGGCGATCCTGATGGCATCTTCCCGGGTAAATCGCGGGGGAATGGCAATCCGGTCGCCTTCCTCACCGATGGTCAGAGTCCCCTGCTCGGTATCGGCAAGGATCGCCATCTCCGCCGTTGTCCGTGCCAGGGCCGCCCCTATGGCGTTCGCCACTTCCGCATGTTCAGGAATATAAACAGGACAACCCAACATCTCTCCGAGACGGAAGGCCATGGGCCTGGCGGGACCACCAACCACGTACAGTATCTTCGGTTCCAATCTTCTGTCCTCAAGTATCTCGTGTATCGTGTAGACAGGACGATTGTTGATTGCTTCCATTTCATCCAGGACAGCAGAAGCAATCTTCTCACAGGTTTGCTCAAAAATGGTCTTAGCCACTTCCTCAACGCTACATTGCATCTTCAGGGCTATCGGCAACAGGGCCCCCTTCGCCCTTCCCCTCTCACCGATCGAAGTCAGGCTGAGGACGATCATGGCATCCGTCGGCGTAGGGAAAGGTCCCCCGAAGGCGGCAGCCGGCCCTTCTCTTTCAGGACCGATAACGATCCCGCCGTCTTCACATCTGACCCTGCTGTCACCTCCCACACCGATAGACCTTATCCGTAGTCCCCTGACCAGTGTTCTGTGGCCGAAAATGGTGACACCCACTGCCTCCAGAAGGGGAACTCCTTCCGCAAAAACGGCAATATCCGTGGTTGTCCCGCCGATGTCGAGGGCAATGGCATCATCTCTGCGTTCAACCATGCTCAGGATACCCATGATGCTGGCAGCGGGACCGGAAAGTATTGTCTGCACGGGAAATTCACAGGACTGAGCAATATCAATGGTTCCTCCATCCGCCTTGAGGATGTAAATTGGAATAGAAATATTTCTTAAATGCATTAAATTTGAAACCTGTTTTACAAAGTTACTGTATATCTCCCGGATGGCCTCATTG is a window from the Syntrophales bacterium genome containing:
- a CDS encoding hydantoinase/oxoprolinase family protein, whose amino-acid sequence is MVILGIDVGGTHTDAVLIENFRVKKKAKVLTNERDLLDSLWKVTDDLLKEENPERLERVVLSTTISTNAIAQGKTDRVGMILVSGPGLSPSLLRINEDCHFISGYVNHRGMEIAGIDRDNVSRIGERFQRDGIDHCSIVGKFSTRNPHQEIEIHEIIATHVRHVSLGHRMSGHLNFPRRIATTFLNEAIREIYSNFVKQVSNLMHLRNISIPIYILKADGGTIDIAQSCEFPVQTILSGPAASIMGILSMVERRDDAIALDIGGTTTDIAVFAEGVPLLEAVGVTIFGHRTLVRGLRIRSIGVGGDSRVRCEDGGIVIGPEREGPAAAFGGPFPTPTDAMIVLSLTSIGERGRAKGALLPIALKMQCSVEEVAKTIFEQTCEKIASAVLDEMEAINNRPVYTIHEILEDRRLEPKILYVVGGPARPMAFRLGEMLGCPVYIPEHAEVANAIGAALARTTAEMAILADTEQGTLTIGEEGDRIAIPPRFTREDAIRIAKEKLRGRAIKMGAKEEDMAIEVTEDQEFNMVRGFYTTGKNIRVRVQVKPGLIASLRT